A portion of the Edaphobacter lichenicola genome contains these proteins:
- a CDS encoding peptide-N4-asparagine amidase, with protein sequence MNRAFASSHVVGILPSISKLLLILSLSTVVVPAQVIVAPTTPQVGSSNPVTAEPLVSRPHTKPCVVQLLTNSAFESFTPAPLNYTPPAACPGPWAKVVLTADFTVSAGIQYDRSAWFYLNNVNIFYGTTAEPGSKLSPSWHVERDLTDLSALFKSPQTGAASIGNIVNSSYTGIIYANAALEFYPASWQAQAPVVPDIVDSLSSGNSPATLNTGADQVTQTVTLPRNVEKVYLDVISQSQIGDEFWYFCVPNDVAGELESCGNSAFRETEISIDGKPAGVAPVYPWIFTGGLDPYLWIPITGVQTLNFKPYRVDLTPFAGVLGDGSEHTVAISVFNANGYFLSTANLLVYTDHGSKEVTGGLLSNTLSAEPTPQVSENLATDSTGTTTGTVAVGSDRSFTISGYVNTSHGRVETTVEQKINFLSTQTFDVNPNVGPDNQSTVQTSTVDSETTTRTGFLVEKVAKHISFPLTLNYALTYNANGTYTQVVSSNQQDVHTEAKTLNNFPIYESNSQEQVSSKDTLQYDANFNLTAAGVGKSSASYLSHDSLGECYSRSLTAANQILTSVTDGKGCHQGWF encoded by the coding sequence CCCGCACACCAAGCCCTGCGTCGTTCAGCTGCTCACCAACTCCGCCTTCGAAAGCTTCACCCCCGCTCCGCTCAACTACACACCGCCCGCGGCCTGCCCCGGTCCATGGGCCAAGGTTGTGCTCACCGCGGATTTCACCGTCTCCGCCGGCATTCAGTACGATCGCAGCGCCTGGTTCTATCTCAACAACGTCAACATCTTCTACGGCACCACCGCCGAACCCGGCAGCAAACTCAGCCCCTCTTGGCACGTCGAGCGCGACCTCACCGACCTCTCCGCTCTCTTCAAGTCCCCGCAGACCGGCGCCGCCAGCATCGGCAACATCGTCAACTCCAGCTACACCGGCATCATCTACGCTAACGCCGCACTCGAGTTCTACCCCGCCTCCTGGCAGGCACAGGCTCCCGTCGTTCCAGACATCGTCGACTCGCTCAGCTCCGGCAACAGCCCCGCCACACTTAACACTGGCGCCGATCAAGTTACCCAAACCGTTACGCTTCCTCGCAACGTCGAAAAGGTCTACCTCGACGTCATCTCGCAGAGCCAGATCGGCGACGAGTTCTGGTACTTTTGCGTCCCCAACGACGTAGCCGGTGAGCTCGAGAGCTGCGGCAACAGCGCCTTCCGCGAGACCGAGATCTCCATCGACGGCAAACCCGCAGGCGTAGCTCCCGTCTACCCGTGGATCTTCACCGGCGGCCTCGACCCCTATCTCTGGATTCCAATCACCGGCGTCCAAACCCTCAACTTCAAGCCATATCGCGTCGACCTCACACCCTTCGCAGGTGTCCTCGGCGACGGCAGCGAACACACCGTCGCCATCAGTGTCTTTAACGCCAACGGCTACTTCCTCTCCACAGCCAATCTGCTCGTCTACACCGATCACGGCAGCAAAGAAGTCACCGGCGGGCTACTTAGCAACACGCTCAGCGCAGAGCCAACCCCGCAGGTCTCTGAAAACCTCGCGACCGACTCCACCGGCACCACAACCGGCACCGTCGCAGTAGGCTCCGACCGCAGCTTCACGATCAGCGGATACGTCAACACCTCCCACGGCCGCGTCGAAACCACCGTTGAGCAGAAGATCAACTTCCTCAGCACGCAAACCTTCGACGTCAATCCAAATGTTGGCCCCGACAACCAGAGCACCGTGCAGACCAGCACCGTTGACTCCGAGACCACCACGCGCACTGGCTTCCTCGTCGAAAAGGTAGCGAAGCACATCTCCTTCCCGCTCACACTTAACTACGCACTGACCTACAACGCCAACGGCACCTACACGCAGGTCGTCTCCTCCAACCAGCAGGACGTCCACACCGAAGCCAAAACACTCAACAACTTTCCCATCTACGAATCCAACTCACAGGAGCAGGTCTCATCGAAGGACACGTTGCAGTACGACGCAAACTTCAACCTGACCGCAGCAGGAGTTGGCAAATCGAGTGCGTCCTATCTCAGCCACGACTCTCTCGGCGAATGCTACAGCCGCTCACTCACCGCCGCTAACCAGATCCTGACCTCAGTCACGGACGGCAAAGGCTGCCACCAGGGCTGGTTCTAA